A genome region from Coffea arabica cultivar ET-39 chromosome 7e, Coffea Arabica ET-39 HiFi, whole genome shotgun sequence includes the following:
- the LOC113700731 gene encoding uncharacterized protein, translated as MKILKTYEKALGQLINLDKSSVFFSKNMSMEQRKEVCSSLGGMVEMKQGKYLGLTMVISRTKDQIFGFIKENIRRKLQDWRNKLLSTVGKEVMLKAVSMAMPTYAMLFSNCQGSCVKTLAH; from the coding sequence ATGAAGATTCTCAAAACATATGAAAAGGCTTTAGGACAGTTGATCAACCTGGATAAGTCTTCTGTCTTTTTTAGTAAGAATATGTCTATGGAGCAAAGAAAAGAAGTGTGCAGCTCTCTGGGAGGAATGGTAGAGATGAAACAAGGCAAATATCTGGGACTGACTATGGTGATCTCTAGGACAAAGGATCAGATCTTTGGGTTCATCAAGGAAAACATAAGGAGAAAGCTTCAGGATTGGAGGAATAAGTTGCTAAGTACTGTAGGCAAGGAAGTGATGCTCAAGGCAGTATCAATGGCAATGCCTACTTATGCCATGTTGTTTTCAAACTGCCAAGGAAGCTGTGTAAAGACATTAGCTCACTGA